One Vibrio neonatus genomic window carries:
- the miaE gene encoding tRNA isopentenyl-2-thiomethyl-A-37 hydroxylase MiaE — translation MYQQLLAPIHQFLNCATPTQWIDEAKKTERLPIVLIDHLLCELKAGQSAMFLIRKYAANNDSKQQLLNWFKPYEEFAYKGVGDLASLKGKSNISKGIIAQSDSPYSQDLIDKMVLLIKEELHHFYQVLEIMVSRGIEYQHVPAGRYAKGLLKHVRTYEPQTLIDKLIIGAFIEARSCERFAALAPYMDEDIRTFYISLLRSEARHYQDYLSLAEQIAGEDISERIEYFAKVEAQLISTDDHEFKFHSGVPVNEAVL, via the coding sequence ATGTATCAACAACTGCTCGCTCCTATTCATCAATTTCTCAACTGCGCCACTCCCACACAATGGATAGACGAAGCAAAAAAAACTGAGCGCTTACCGATTGTGCTGATTGATCACCTGTTATGTGAATTAAAAGCCGGTCAATCTGCGATGTTTTTAATTCGCAAATACGCGGCCAATAATGACAGTAAACAACAGCTTCTGAATTGGTTTAAACCATATGAAGAGTTTGCTTATAAAGGCGTTGGCGATCTGGCGAGTTTAAAAGGCAAAAGTAATATCTCAAAGGGGATCATTGCGCAGTCAGACTCTCCTTACAGCCAAGATCTTATTGATAAAATGGTATTGCTAATAAAAGAAGAGTTACACCATTTTTATCAAGTACTAGAAATTATGGTCAGTCGAGGTATTGAATACCAACACGTACCTGCCGGTCGTTATGCGAAAGGTCTACTGAAACACGTTCGCACTTATGAGCCGCAAACCTTAATTGATAAGCTGATTATCGGTGCCTTTATCGAAGCGCGTTCTTGTGAACGATTTGCTGCCCTCGCCCCTTATATGGATGAAGATATTCGCACTTTCTATATTTCGCTACTTCGCTCTGAGGCACGTCATTATCAGGATTACTTGAGTTTAGCTGAACAAATTGCAGGGGAAGATATCAGTGAACGTATTGAATATTTTGCGAAAGTAGAAGCGCAACTTATCAGTACTGATGACCATGAATTTAAATTTCATAGCGGCGTACCGGTTAACGAGGCTGTGTTATAG
- the pyrF gene encoding orotidine-5'-phosphate decarboxylase, with protein sequence MDQKVIVALDYDNKTDALNFIDRIDPASCRLKVGKEMFTLFGPEFVKQLHQKGFSVFLDLKFHDIPNTCSKAVRAAAEMGVWMVNVHASGGERMMTASREILEPYGKDRPLLIGVTVLTSMEQADLAGIGLNVEPAEQVLRLANLTKNSGLDGVVCSAQEANFLKTELGKQFKLVTPGIRPAGADVGDQKRIMTPVDAIQAGSDYLVIGRPITQAADPAQVLAQINATLA encoded by the coding sequence ATGGATCAAAAAGTGATTGTTGCCTTAGATTACGACAACAAAACCGACGCTTTAAACTTTATTGACCGAATTGACCCAGCTTCTTGCCGCCTTAAAGTGGGTAAAGAAATGTTTACTTTATTTGGTCCTGAGTTTGTAAAACAACTCCATCAGAAAGGCTTTTCTGTATTCCTAGACCTTAAATTCCATGATATCCCGAACACGTGTTCAAAAGCCGTTCGTGCGGCCGCTGAAATGGGTGTATGGATGGTGAATGTTCACGCCAGTGGTGGTGAGCGCATGATGACAGCATCACGCGAAATCTTAGAACCTTACGGTAAAGACCGTCCGCTATTAATCGGTGTGACTGTTTTAACCAGTATGGAACAAGCTGATTTAGCCGGTATTGGCTTAAATGTAGAGCCTGCTGAGCAAGTATTGCGTTTAGCGAATCTGACTAAAAATAGTGGTTTAGACGGTGTAGTATGTTCAGCTCAAGAAGCTAATTTCTTAAAAACCGAACTGGGTAAACAGTTTAAATTGGTGACTCCGGGCATTCGTCCTGCAGGCGCTGATGTTGGCGATCAAAAACGCATCATGACTCCAGTTGATGCTATCCAAGCCGGTTCTGATTACCTTGTGATTGGTCGTCCAATTACTCAAGCCGCTGATCCTGCGCAAGTATTAGCGCAAATTAATGCCACTCTGGCTTAA
- the lapB gene encoding lipopolysaccharide assembly protein LapB has protein sequence MLELLFLLLPIAAAYGWYMGQRSARQDNQRHSNQISRQYVHGLNLLLSEQSDKAVDHFIELLQVDDETIDTHLALGNLFRSRGEVDRAIRIHQSLISRTELTIDQKNIALQQLAKDYMVSGFLDRAEKIYEQLVDEPDHKEPALQQLVAIYQQTKEWNKAIHYAGMLVKMGRKKMRTSISHYWCELAIHEKAFGKRNKTIQYFKKALSEDAKCVRANISLGRIYMETEEYPKALRYLEAILAQDVDYISEVLPNIADCYHHLGLESDLLSFLRKCMEKDAGVSVELMLAQIVAQHEGSVAAQALLTRQLTKNPTMKGFYRLIGYHASEAEEGNAKDSLTHLQAMVGEQLKVKPHHRCRKCGYSTHALHWHCPSCRSWGSIKPIRGLDGE, from the coding sequence ATGCTTGAGTTACTGTTTCTACTCTTACCAATTGCAGCAGCCTATGGGTGGTACATGGGGCAGCGCAGTGCACGTCAAGATAATCAGAGACATTCCAATCAGATCTCACGCCAATACGTTCATGGTTTAAACCTGCTGCTTTCAGAGCAGTCAGACAAAGCGGTTGACCACTTTATTGAGCTATTACAGGTCGATGATGAGACCATTGATACCCACTTAGCCTTAGGTAACTTATTTCGCTCAAGGGGTGAGGTGGATAGAGCTATCCGCATTCACCAAAGTTTGATCTCTCGTACCGAGCTGACCATAGATCAAAAGAATATTGCCCTGCAACAGCTGGCAAAAGATTACATGGTGTCAGGTTTCCTAGACCGTGCAGAGAAGATCTACGAGCAGCTGGTGGACGAACCCGATCACAAAGAGCCTGCACTACAGCAGCTAGTGGCTATCTATCAGCAAACCAAGGAGTGGAATAAAGCCATTCACTATGCAGGTATGTTGGTGAAAATGGGGCGCAAAAAGATGCGCACCAGTATCTCGCATTATTGGTGTGAATTAGCCATTCATGAGAAGGCGTTTGGCAAGCGCAATAAAACCATTCAATATTTCAAAAAAGCGTTATCAGAAGATGCTAAATGCGTACGTGCCAATATCTCTTTGGGGCGCATTTATATGGAAACCGAAGAGTACCCGAAAGCACTTCGATACCTAGAAGCGATTTTGGCGCAAGATGTCGATTATATTAGCGAAGTTCTACCAAATATTGCCGATTGTTATCACCATCTAGGCTTAGAGTCTGACTTACTTTCCTTTTTAAGAAAGTGCATGGAAAAAGACGCAGGCGTATCGGTTGAATTGATGTTGGCACAAATTGTTGCTCAACATGAAGGGAGCGTTGCCGCGCAAGCCTTGCTAACCCGCCAGCTTACCAAAAACCCTACCATGAAAGGTTTTTATCGTCTGATTGGTTATCACGCATCAGAAGCTGAAGAGGGAAACGCAAAAGACAGCCTGACTCATCTGCAAGCTATGGTGGGCGAGCAGCTAAAAGTAAAACCTCATCATCGATGTCGTAAATGTGGCTATTCGACCCACGCGCTACATTGGCATTGTCCTTCTTGCCGCAGTTGGGGCAGCATCAAGCCTATTCGTGGCTTAGACGGAGAATAA
- a CDS encoding LapA family protein — translation MKILKIALVLVLFLIALALGAQNQEVVTFDYLLAEGTFHLSTLIGVVFVVGFVIAGVIFGSMLFKSRLQVRKLNRKLKKLTPQMTSATTTAPVPATNKLDK, via the coding sequence GTGAAAATATTGAAGATAGCGTTAGTGTTGGTTCTGTTTTTGATTGCCTTAGCATTAGGTGCACAAAATCAAGAAGTTGTCACCTTTGACTATTTATTAGCAGAAGGCACCTTCCATCTATCAACGCTGATTGGCGTGGTATTTGTGGTGGGTTTTGTCATAGCTGGTGTTATTTTCGGTAGTATGCTTTTTAAATCTAGACTTCAAGTAAGAAAACTTAATCGTAAGTTGAAAAAATTGACTCCTCAAATGACTTCAGCAACGACAACTGCACCCGTCCCAGCGACAAACAAGTTAGATAAGTAA
- the ihfB gene encoding integration host factor subunit beta: MTKSELIERLCAEQTHLSAKEIEDAVKEIIEHMADTLETGERIEIRGFGSFSLHYREPRMGRNPKTGDQVELDGKFVPHFKPGKALRERVNDGL; the protein is encoded by the coding sequence ATGACTAAGTCTGAGTTGATAGAAAGACTGTGTGCAGAGCAGACACATTTATCTGCCAAAGAAATTGAAGATGCTGTAAAAGAAATTATTGAACATATGGCTGACACCCTTGAAACGGGTGAGCGAATCGAGATTCGCGGTTTCGGTAGTTTTTCTCTTCATTATCGTGAGCCACGTATGGGACGTAATCCTAAGACAGGCGATCAAGTTGAGTTGGACGGAAAATTTGTTCCTCACTTTAAACCAGGAAAAGCATTACGCGAACGTGTAAATGATGGCTTATAG
- the rpsA gene encoding 30S ribosomal protein S1: MTESFAQLFEEFLNETEFQQGSIVKGTVVAIENGFVLVDAGLKSESAIPAEQFKNAAGELEVEVGSEVDVALDAVEDGFGETQLSREKAKRHEAWIVLEKAYEEAETVVGIINGKVKGGFTVELNGIRAFLPGSLVDVRPIRDTAHLENKELEFKVIKLDQKRNNVVVSRRAVIESENSVERDELLETLQEGTEVKGIVKNLTDYGAFVDLGGVDGLLHITDMAWKRVKHPSEIVNVGDEILVKVLKFDRERTRVSLGLKQLGEDPWVAIAKRYPEGHKLTGRVTNLTDYGCFVEIEEGVEGLVHVSEMDWTNKNIHPSKVVNVGDEVEVMVLEIDEERRRISLGLKQCKANPWQSFAEIQAKGDKVTGKIKSITDFGIFIGLEGGIDGLVHLSDISWNVAGEEAVREYKKGDEISAVVLAVDAERERISLGVKQMENDPFNNYVADNKKGALVSGTVTAVDAKGATIELVDGVEGYIRASEVSRDRIEDASLILSVGDSVEAKFTGVDRKNRVINLSIKAKDQAEEQEAMASLNKAEDGGFGNAMADAFKAAKGE; the protein is encoded by the coding sequence ATGACTGAATCTTTTGCTCAACTCTTTGAAGAGTTTCTAAACGAAACTGAATTCCAACAAGGCAGCATCGTTAAAGGTACTGTAGTAGCTATCGAGAACGGTTTCGTTCTTGTTGACGCTGGCCTTAAGTCTGAATCTGCTATCCCTGCTGAACAATTCAAGAACGCTGCTGGCGAACTTGAAGTTGAAGTTGGTTCTGAAGTAGACGTAGCGCTTGACGCTGTTGAAGATGGTTTCGGTGAAACTCAACTTTCTCGTGAGAAAGCTAAGCGTCACGAAGCTTGGATCGTACTTGAGAAAGCTTACGAAGAAGCTGAAACTGTTGTTGGTATCATCAACGGTAAAGTTAAAGGCGGTTTCACTGTTGAACTAAACGGTATCCGTGCTTTCCTACCTGGTTCTCTAGTAGACGTACGTCCTATCCGCGACACTGCTCACCTAGAAAACAAAGAGCTAGAGTTCAAAGTTATCAAGCTTGACCAGAAGCGCAACAACGTTGTTGTTTCTCGTCGTGCTGTTATCGAATCTGAAAACAGTGTTGAGCGTGACGAACTTCTTGAGACTCTACAAGAAGGTACTGAAGTTAAAGGTATCGTTAAGAACCTTACTGACTACGGTGCATTCGTTGACCTTGGCGGCGTAGACGGCCTACTTCACATCACTGATATGGCTTGGAAACGTGTTAAGCACCCATCTGAGATCGTAAACGTTGGTGACGAGATCCTAGTTAAAGTTCTTAAGTTTGACCGTGAGCGCACTCGTGTTTCTCTAGGTCTTAAACAACTTGGCGAAGATCCATGGGTAGCAATCGCTAAGCGTTACCCAGAAGGTCACAAACTGACTGGTCGCGTTACTAACCTAACTGATTACGGCTGCTTCGTAGAAATCGAAGAAGGCGTTGAAGGTCTAGTACACGTTTCTGAAATGGATTGGACTAACAAGAACATCCACCCTTCTAAAGTTGTTAACGTAGGCGACGAAGTTGAGGTTATGGTTCTTGAGATTGACGAAGAACGTCGTCGTATCTCTCTAGGTCTAAAACAATGTAAAGCTAACCCTTGGCAGTCATTCGCTGAAATTCAAGCGAAAGGCGACAAGGTTACTGGTAAGATCAAGTCTATCACTGACTTCGGTATCTTCATCGGTCTAGAAGGCGGCATTGACGGTCTAGTACACCTATCTGACATTTCTTGGAACGTTGCTGGTGAAGAAGCAGTACGCGAATACAAGAAAGGCGATGAAATCTCAGCAGTTGTTCTTGCAGTAGATGCAGAGCGTGAGCGTATTTCTCTTGGCGTTAAGCAAATGGAAAACGACCCGTTCAACAACTACGTTGCTGACAACAAAAAAGGTGCTCTAGTTTCTGGTACTGTAACTGCAGTTGACGCAAAAGGTGCTACAATTGAACTTGTAGACGGCGTTGAAGGTTACATCCGTGCTTCTGAAGTATCTCGTGACCGTATCGAAGATGCGTCTCTAATCCTAAGCGTTGGCGATAGCGTTGAAGCTAAGTTCACCGGTGTAGACCGTAAGAACCGCGTAATCAACCTATCTATCAAAGCTAAAGATCAAGCTGAAGAGCAAGAAGCAATGGCTTCACTGAACAAAGCTGAAGACGGCGGTTTCGGTAACGCTATGGCTGATGCATTCAAGGCTGCTAAAGGCGAATAA
- the cmk gene encoding (d)CMP kinase produces the protein MSSLSPVITVDGPSGAGKGTLCMMLAEKLGFQLLDSGAIYRVLALAAIHHGVDMESEDALVPLATHLDVQFIAQGDLVQVVLEGEDVSGELRKEETGMAASKVAALPRVREALLRRQRAFQTQPGLVADGRDMGTVVFPSAVAKIFLDASAQERAQRRFNQLQGKGLEVSIDHLLSEIQERDDRDRNRTVAPLRPADDALVLDSTELSIEEVVEEALKFIESKLS, from the coding sequence ATGTCTTCTCTTTCTCCTGTCATTACCGTCGACGGCCCAAGTGGGGCAGGTAAGGGCACTTTATGTATGATGTTGGCTGAAAAATTAGGCTTCCAGTTGCTTGATTCTGGTGCAATTTATCGTGTTCTAGCTCTAGCGGCGATTCACCACGGGGTGGATATGGAATCTGAAGACGCTTTAGTTCCACTTGCGACGCATTTAGACGTGCAGTTTATTGCCCAAGGCGATCTAGTGCAGGTGGTGTTAGAAGGTGAAGATGTTTCCGGTGAATTAAGAAAAGAAGAAACCGGAATGGCGGCCTCTAAAGTGGCGGCATTGCCTCGCGTTCGAGAAGCATTATTGCGTCGTCAACGCGCTTTTCAAACCCAGCCCGGCTTAGTGGCTGATGGCCGTGACATGGGAACCGTAGTTTTTCCAAGTGCCGTTGCTAAGATTTTCCTTGATGCGAGCGCGCAAGAGCGTGCCCAAAGACGCTTTAATCAGTTGCAAGGCAAGGGCTTAGAGGTTAGTATTGACCACCTTTTGAGCGAGATCCAAGAGCGCGACGACCGAGATCGTAACCGAACGGTTGCACCTTTACGTCCTGCGGATGACGCTTTAGTGCTTGATTCTACTGAACTTTCTATTGAAGAAGTCGTAGAAGAAGCCTTAAAATTTATAGAATCTAAGTTGTCTTGA
- the feoB gene encoding Fe(2+) transporter permease subunit FeoB: MEYSILTVGNPNSGKTTLFNAFTGANQRVGNWAGVTVEKKTGRYELAGDQFVLTDLPGIYSLDSGNDVNSVDEMIASSAVLSTPADIIINVIDATCLERSLYMTMQLRELGRPMVVILNKMDSVEKEKRKINLKGLSKAIGCPVLAVSATNQHEVNTLKTDLHHMLAQGVHTQPLDLEYGEELQSYIQDISSLFDYDLVSPRAIAIRALEQDQLILKNSSSAAQQKIKQIHSTSRLDIEMLIADVKYSFVHEITKVNCHQVGRLSRSISEKIDAIVLNRWLGVPIFFGVMYLMFMFSINVGSAFQDFFDIAFGTVLVDGAHYLLDGNLPAWLVTIVANGIGGGIQLVATFIPVIGGLYLFLTLLEGSGYISRAAFILDKVMLKVGLPGKAFVPLVLGFGCNVPAIMASRTLDQERERRLAASMAPFMSCGARLPVYALFAAAFFPSSGQNIVFILYFLGIVAAIFTGLILKYTIYPGNNDSFIMEMTDYEIPQIKNVLIKTWHKLKRFVFGAGRTIVVVAAILSFVNSIGVDGTFGNQDSNNSVLSKAAEWVTPVFEPMGIEQDNWPATVGIVTGIFAKETVVGSLNSLYTTPADDNAEYDLFGSLKDAVMSIPENLAGINPADPFNLQVGDVDDTAAAAEEQDVDVSIFSNLRHRFGSADSAFAYLIFILLYTPCVVAIGAYVREYGAKFARFIAIWTFSLAYLSAVLYKQITSFNQHPAYSSSWIVAIIIIGLATFFGLKWKASKDESLNIEAI; the protein is encoded by the coding sequence ATGGAATATTCAATCCTCACTGTTGGTAACCCTAATAGCGGGAAAACCACGTTATTCAATGCTTTTACTGGCGCGAATCAAAGAGTCGGTAACTGGGCTGGGGTGACAGTTGAGAAGAAAACGGGACGCTATGAATTAGCCGGTGATCAGTTCGTGTTAACCGATTTACCCGGAATTTATTCACTAGATAGCGGTAATGATGTTAATAGTGTCGATGAAATGATTGCCTCTAGTGCGGTTCTTTCTACTCCAGCCGATATTATTATCAATGTTATTGATGCAACCTGTCTTGAACGTAGTTTATATATGACGATGCAACTGCGTGAGCTTGGTCGCCCTATGGTGGTCATACTAAACAAGATGGATTCGGTTGAAAAAGAAAAACGTAAGATCAACCTTAAGGGGCTTTCTAAAGCGATTGGTTGTCCGGTATTAGCCGTTAGTGCAACTAATCAGCATGAAGTAAATACTCTTAAGACTGATTTACATCACATGCTCGCGCAAGGTGTTCACACTCAACCATTAGATTTAGAGTACGGAGAAGAGCTGCAGTCTTATATCCAAGATATTTCTAGCTTATTCGATTATGACTTAGTTTCACCACGCGCTATTGCGATACGTGCTTTGGAACAAGATCAATTAATTTTGAAGAATTCGTCCTCTGCCGCGCAACAGAAAATCAAACAAATACACAGCACCAGTCGCTTAGATATTGAAATGCTGATTGCGGATGTGAAATATTCTTTTGTGCATGAAATTACTAAGGTCAATTGTCATCAAGTAGGCCGATTAAGCCGCAGTATCAGTGAAAAGATTGATGCTATCGTTCTCAACCGTTGGTTAGGTGTACCTATCTTCTTCGGTGTGATGTACCTAATGTTCATGTTCTCGATTAATGTTGGCAGTGCATTCCAAGACTTTTTTGACATTGCATTTGGCACTGTATTAGTGGATGGCGCACATTATCTGTTAGACGGTAATTTACCCGCATGGTTAGTGACTATCGTTGCCAATGGTATTGGCGGTGGTATTCAACTGGTTGCCACTTTTATACCTGTTATTGGTGGGCTATATCTATTTCTAACCCTGCTTGAAGGTTCTGGCTATATCTCTCGCGCCGCCTTTATTTTAGATAAAGTCATGTTAAAAGTAGGCCTGCCGGGTAAAGCCTTTGTTCCGTTGGTACTTGGGTTTGGATGTAACGTGCCCGCGATTATGGCAAGCCGTACACTAGACCAAGAAAGAGAGCGTCGTCTTGCGGCATCTATGGCGCCATTCATGTCTTGTGGTGCTCGTTTACCCGTCTACGCTTTGTTTGCTGCGGCATTCTTTCCAAGCTCTGGACAAAATATTGTCTTTATTCTTTATTTCTTAGGTATTGTGGCAGCAATATTTACTGGCTTGATCCTGAAATACACTATTTACCCGGGGAATAACGACAGTTTCATCATGGAAATGACGGACTACGAGATCCCGCAAATTAAAAACGTATTGATAAAAACTTGGCACAAATTAAAACGCTTTGTGTTTGGTGCGGGTAGAACCATTGTCGTGGTGGCCGCCATTTTAAGTTTTGTTAACTCAATCGGTGTTGATGGCACTTTTGGTAATCAGGACAGTAATAACTCTGTATTGTCAAAAGCGGCAGAATGGGTGACTCCTGTATTTGAACCTATGGGTATCGAACAAGACAACTGGCCTGCCACCGTAGGTATTGTGACCGGTATTTTTGCGAAAGAAACCGTTGTGGGCTCGTTAAATAGCCTCTATACCACACCAGCAGATGACAATGCCGAATATGACCTTTTTGGCAGTTTAAAAGATGCCGTAATGTCTATCCCTGAAAATCTAGCCGGCATCAATCCAGCCGACCCATTTAACCTTCAGGTAGGTGATGTCGATGACACGGCCGCCGCCGCAGAAGAGCAAGATGTGGATGTATCAATATTTAGCAATCTTCGTCATAGATTTGGCTCTGCCGATTCCGCGTTTGCTTACTTGATTTTTATTCTTCTCTATACGCCTTGTGTGGTGGCTATCGGTGCTTATGTGCGTGAATATGGCGCTAAGTTTGCTCGATTTATTGCGATTTGGACATTTAGTTTAGCCTACTTAAGTGCGGTGCTTTATAAACAAATCACCAGCTTTAACCAACACCCTGCATACAGCAGTAGTTGGATAGTCGCGATTATAATTATTGGTTTGGCTACTTTCTTTGGCTTGAAGTGGAAAGCAAGCAAAGACGAAAGTTTAAATATCGAAGCGATATAA
- the sohB gene encoding protease SohB encodes MEFLLDYGLFLAKIVTFVAAIIAILLIAKSTSSKGGSKGSLEVTNLSERHEQNIELMEHHLHDEAFLKARDKATKKQRKEEEKAREKEIKEAVKGGELDSIRKPHLFVLDFIGSIDAKEVTNLREEITAILACAREGDEVLVRLESGGGMVHGYGLAASQLDRIKAANIPLTISVDKVAASGGYMMACVADKIVGAPFAIVGSIGVIAQIPNFNKLLKKSNIEFEQMTAGEYKRTLTMFGENTDKAREKFKQELEETHVLFKDFIRERRPELELEKVSTGEHWYGSQALDLGLIDKVQTSDDLVVEACKDKTVLAVHYVQKKKLADKFGKAAAEATDSVLLKWVQRGQRPIL; translated from the coding sequence TTGGAATTTTTGTTAGATTACGGCCTGTTTTTGGCTAAAATTGTTACGTTTGTCGCGGCTATTATCGCGATTTTGCTGATTGCTAAATCCACCTCAAGCAAAGGCGGCAGTAAAGGTTCACTGGAAGTGACTAATTTGTCTGAACGTCATGAGCAAAACATTGAGTTAATGGAACATCATCTACATGATGAAGCCTTTCTAAAAGCTCGTGATAAAGCGACCAAAAAACAGCGTAAAGAAGAAGAAAAAGCGCGTGAAAAAGAGATAAAAGAAGCAGTGAAAGGTGGGGAGCTAGACTCAATACGTAAACCACATCTGTTTGTCTTAGACTTTATTGGCAGTATTGATGCTAAAGAAGTGACCAATCTACGTGAAGAGATCACTGCAATTCTAGCTTGTGCCCGTGAAGGCGATGAAGTGCTAGTTCGTCTTGAATCGGGCGGCGGTATGGTGCATGGCTATGGCCTAGCAGCCTCTCAATTAGATCGCATTAAAGCGGCCAACATTCCTTTGACTATTTCAGTAGATAAAGTGGCGGCGAGTGGCGGCTATATGATGGCGTGTGTGGCAGATAAAATTGTCGGCGCACCGTTTGCGATTGTCGGTTCTATTGGCGTTATCGCGCAAATTCCTAACTTCAATAAATTGTTGAAAAAGAGCAACATTGAATTTGAGCAAATGACCGCGGGCGAATACAAACGCACATTAACCATGTTTGGCGAGAATACCGATAAAGCGCGTGAGAAATTCAAACAAGAATTGGAAGAGACTCACGTATTGTTTAAAGATTTCATTCGTGAACGTCGCCCTGAACTTGAGCTTGAAAAAGTATCAACAGGTGAGCACTGGTATGGCTCTCAAGCCCTTGATCTTGGCTTGATTGATAAAGTACAAACCTCGGATGATTTAGTAGTAGAAGCGTGTAAAGACAAAACGGTACTTGCCGTTCATTACGTGCAGAAAAAGAAACTGGCGGACAAGTTTGGTAAAGCAGCGGCCGAAGCGACCGATTCTGTATTGTTGAAGTGGGTTCAGCGCGGTCAAAGACCGATTTTGTAA
- a CDS encoding YciK family oxidoreductase produces MDYAVATDALKNKVILVTGAGDGIGKQAALSYAEHGATVILLGRTVNKLEQTYDDIVNAGYPEPAIIPLDMQGASKQHYVDMADTIEGQYGKLDGLLHNAGVLGMISPFDQIEESTFDEVMQINVKAQFMMTQALLPLIKKAEFGRIVFTSSTVGHIGRALWGSYAISKFATEGMMQVLSDELSNSNVRVNAINPGATRTSMRAGAYPAEDASKLKTPLDIMPLYLYLMSEQSQDISGLCVDAQPK; encoded by the coding sequence GTGGATTACGCAGTTGCAACTGACGCTTTAAAAAATAAAGTTATTCTCGTGACAGGTGCCGGAGACGGCATAGGTAAACAAGCTGCTCTTTCTTACGCTGAGCATGGCGCTACCGTGATTCTATTGGGGCGCACCGTCAATAAGCTTGAGCAAACTTACGATGACATCGTTAATGCTGGCTACCCAGAGCCTGCGATTATTCCATTGGATATGCAGGGTGCAAGCAAACAGCACTATGTGGATATGGCAGACACCATTGAAGGACAATATGGCAAGCTAGATGGCCTATTACACAATGCTGGCGTACTTGGCATGATCAGCCCATTTGATCAAATTGAAGAAAGTACTTTTGATGAAGTGATGCAAATCAATGTCAAAGCGCAATTTATGATGACTCAAGCCTTATTGCCTTTGATTAAAAAAGCCGAGTTTGGCCGCATTGTATTTACCTCATCCACTGTCGGCCATATCGGGCGTGCACTATGGGGCAGTTATGCAATTTCTAAGTTTGCTACCGAAGGCATGATGCAAGTGCTGTCTGATGAATTAAGCAATTCTAACGTGCGTGTGAATGCCATCAACCCCGGCGCAACTCGCACCTCAATGCGTGCAGGCGCTTACCCTGCTGAAGACGCATCTAAACTCAAAACCCCGTTAGATATCATGCCCCTTTATTTATATTTAATGAGCGAGCAATCACAAGATATTAGCGGTTTGTGTGTGGACGCTCAGCCGAAGTAG
- a CDS encoding SDR family oxidoreductase, whose translation MRTVLITGANRGIGLGLTIHYLKMGVDVVATYRTQATSEELLALCATYENLRVRQLDVTDYAAVTLFVNQFEKLDLLINNAGYYGPKGSGFGNIDVEEWRKVFEINSIAPLKLVEALYPVLQKSTEKRIAILSSRVGSMAENTSGGGYIYRSSKAAVNSVVKSLHNDLNEQDFTVLALHPGWVRTQMGGPNALIDVAESVQGLVNVIEHSTPEQSGGFFNYDGKHIAW comes from the coding sequence ATGCGCACAGTGTTAATTACAGGTGCCAATCGTGGCATCGGGCTTGGACTGACCATCCATTACTTGAAAATGGGCGTGGACGTTGTCGCCACCTACCGCACCCAAGCCACCAGCGAAGAGCTACTCGCCCTTTGTGCAACCTATGAAAACTTGCGAGTCAGACAACTTGATGTCACAGATTATGCGGCAGTAACACTGTTTGTGAATCAGTTTGAAAAGTTGGATCTGTTGATCAACAACGCAGGATATTACGGGCCGAAAGGCAGCGGTTTTGGCAATATAGACGTAGAAGAGTGGCGTAAAGTATTTGAAATCAATTCCATTGCTCCACTTAAATTAGTCGAAGCCCTCTACCCTGTTCTACAAAAAAGCACCGAAAAACGCATCGCTATTTTATCCTCTCGCGTTGGTAGCATGGCTGAAAACACCTCTGGCGGTGGATACATTTATCGCTCATCAAAAGCGGCGGTCAATTCGGTGGTTAAAAGCCTACATAACGATCTTAACGAGCAGGATTTCACTGTATTAGCTTTGCATCCGGGCTGGGTAAGAACGCAAATGGGCGGGCCAAATGCGCTGATTGACGTTGCAGAGTCGGTACAAGGGTTAGTTAACGTTATCGAGCACTCGACACCAGAGCAATCGGGTGGCTTTTTCAATTACGATGGCAAGCATATTGCTTGGTAG